The genomic region GCTGGTGTCGCGAGCCATCCTTTTCGGCGATTGAATAGCCGCGTGAGGTAAGATGCCCAAGAATTTCGATGAGCTCGGAAACAAAATGACGCCCGAGCAGCTCGAGCGTAGCGACGCGAAGGCACAGATCCTATTGCAGATCCAAAAGATTCTGGCTCGCCCATACAGGCGCGAGTTCCGACAAGACGACGACGGATCTTGGTTCGCACGTATCGTCGAGTTCCCGGGCTGCATGACGGTCGGCGCTACGCGTGAAGAGGCCGACCAAATGCTCGATGATGCCGCCGTCAATTGGCTGACGGTTATGCTTGAGGACAGGGATCCCGATTCCGGAACCGATCGCGGCCCCGTAACCACTCCCAGCGCTCGCGAGCAGGGTTGCTCGTCGCCGGCCTCGGCCTTCGCGTGACAAGCGACACAGCGACCGTCCCTGACATGCATCGACGCTGTTTGGTCGCAAAAGCCATGCGGGCACGGTCCCCGATCGATCCGGTCGTGCCGGCGACTTCCCATTGTCGCGTTGACACCGCAGATAGGCGCACGGGTTTCGATTTAATGTCGTGGCGCTAGCGTTAGGGCTCCGTCTCAGCAAAGTGATCTTCGCCACATGATCGCAGTAGAGCCCAGGCGACGTGCGTGCGCTCGTAAAAGCAGCCGCATCGATACAGCCTCGTTCTTTCGGCCGCGGTTGTGGGTCGTATGTTCCCGCGCTGATCCTTCTGGGGCCGCAGTCGTCCGATCTGTGCAGCTGGCCCCATAACACGGTCGAGCTCTTCGGTCGTTCGGTTCAAGGCTTAGGTATCGCGCCGGGTTAGCCACCCATTTGCTGTTGCTGGAACTCCATAGGCTGGATCCGAAATGGAATGGATTTCTTATGGTCGTCGTCGATGGTAATCTCGACGGAGTGGTGACCGAATCGCTTGGGCGGAAACGACAATTCCACCGGGATAATCAACGACTGTTCCCACCCCTGGGGCAAGTTCGGATTCTCGGGAACGACCACCTGAAATGCGAGATTAAACGTGCGCACGCCATCGTCGGTTTGAATCAACAGTTCCGTCTTATGCGGCTTGCGAAGCTCAGTCTTATTCGCCAGCAGACGCGCGACGACAAAGAAGCGCACCGGCATCGCAATCGCGTCCGGTGGACGCATTTCCTGCGGTACAACTTCGACCGGCATGGCACCGATCGTATCCATTCCAACTCCCAGGACGTTCACGTAGCCGGCACCGGGAAGAGCGCTGTGGGCGAGAAACGCCCAATCGACCCTCACCGGGTTATCTGCACAAGCGTAACCGACGCCTCAGTCGGCGGCTGCATGCCGTCCGCTGAAACGGGTATCATCGGGCCGCATACGACCGCAGTGAGTTGCAGCGGTGGCGCGGCAATCGAGGCAAAGCCCGCTCCGCATACTTCAGTAAGTGCTACAGAATCCATCGTGTTTCTCCGTCCCTGCTCCCCTTGGTCATCGGCGCTCCGGGGCCTTTCGGTGAGCCATGATCCTTTGTTCCCATCCCGCGCACGGCTCGTGCGGAAACTCCGGTACTCGGCTTATCGACGCGCATCGTCGGGAAGTTAGTTCCTGGCCCCATCACTTGTAAGCGCCGAAGGTATCAGGTAGCCGACGCCTGAGGCGGCGTGGGAGTGAGTTGAGCCCATTGCCCTCGCCCCGGCACGATACCGTCCGCAAACGCGATGCGCCAACGTATTCGCTCGAAAACTTCGCGACTACCGATCGGATGGAAAAACGAGACGAATGTCACTCGGTTTACAGGCGCGTCAACGAAGAAAAACCTATCTAGATCGGTTTCCCATCGGGAATACCCCGCGTCGTCTGGAGTCCGGTACCATAGCGGGAACTCTGGGAGATTTTTCATCGCGTCGGCATTGAACTCCGGCGGCACGAGAAGCTGCAGTGTCGCCCATTGCGCCGAGCGCGATCCCGTGTTCACGACACCAAACCCCACGTTCGTGCGCAGCTTTTCAGCGGAGAATGGTTGCTGAAATTCCACCGTTCCCCAAACCTGCAGATGGGCTAGAGCGGACATGATGGTGTCTTGATGTTCCAAGATCTTAGTTTGAGTCGACGCGATTTGTTCCAGCCGTTGCGCGAGCGTGATCTGGCGCGCTACGAGAAGCATCGTTAGAAGTCCGATGACCGCAGTCACCGCCTCAATCATGACCTCGGGGTGCTCTTCTTCCATCACCCACAGGCCCATAAAGATCAGCAAGACCGGCAACGAAAGGAATACGAGCCGCTCCAGCGGTGACAGAAAATCGTTCTTCCTCCAAGCTCCACGCAAGAGCTGAATCGCGACGAAGATCACCGCAGCATCGATTACGAGAAACACGAACTCGCGCCAGGGACTCGGGCGAGCAAAAAGCCACCCGATAGCCGATATGGCTCCGCCGATGTCGGCGTAGATGCGTACGAAGAAAGGCTCCACTTGATCCCAGTGCACGCGCGATTATTCGCGCTGCGCGCGCCGAGTCACTGCGCGAGTGCGCCTCGCCGCAGTGTCACCCGCGAGCGGCGCGATAGTCCGAAGGCACCATATAAGCTGCAGAAGCAGCATGGAACCATGCCGTTGTCGAAACCCGTGCTGCGTAACGAGGGAACGAGGTCATCTTGGCCCCTCGGTGGATCGGAGTGACCAATGAAGGCTCTGCTTCTCGCCGTGGCATTTGCAATGGTTGGCGTTCTCGCTGCCTGCGGCGACGACTCATCAAGTTCGTCTAGCGACTCCAGCGATCAGACCGCGGCGCCGGTCGCGACCGCGGCGCCCATCTCCGTAGCGGCCCGCAAGAAGAAATTCGTACAGAGCGTCGACGAGTCGATTTCGGGCGCGATGATCGCGGGCAACAAATACAAGTACGTTGGGAAAGACGTCGATCTTCACTGCACCGTCGCGAGCGTTATCGACGAAAACGGCTTCAATGCAACTTGCGGTGAGGATGACGATGGCGATCCCGTCAACATCGTCGTGCTGTACTCGTACACGAAGTCACTCGACCAGGGTCAGACCGTGCGAATTTTGGGAACCGTTGAGCAACCCGCAGAGGGGTCAAACGCGATGGGCGGCTCCGGAACGTTCCCGACGGTCAAAGCAGAGTTCATGGAATAGCTCGGCCCAAGGATGACTTCATCTCAACCGTGGTATCAGAATCCCGAATGGTGGGGCATCATCTTCTCCACCGCGCTGGGCCTCGCAGCCCTTACGCAAACCCTTTGGGGACCGCGCCTTAAAGCAGTATTCTGGCCGCGAAAGATTTGCATTCACGAGTCGCTCTTGCCGGATATCGGCTTTGGCGTTGCCGGCGCCCTTATTTGGGCTGTGCGGATCCATTGTGAGTAAGAACCTTGACTCGGTCATCGTCAACGCATACGTGCGAGCGAAGCGCCTCGCTGACGGGGCAGCGTATTCGTTTACGGCGCTCTTTAGCCGAACCCGCACGATCACGGAAACCGGCGACAACATCAACGGTGAAATATGGCGCATTTTCAAAGTCGCCGTCGACGAGCCCGCACCTTACGACATTACGTTTTGTAACGATGGCGCACGGGCGGCGATAAAGACTGCGACTGAGGCACTACGCGCCGCTTGGCTTCAGCGAATGGTTCAACAGATTCCGCCGCCCTATGATGACTACACCCCTGGGAATACCGCTCGTCTCGCCCAAGCGAATCAGGTCATGTTCAAAGACGCGCTGAACGCGGAGTTCCTGAATACTGCTACGGCTCAACTGCTCAACCATTTCTATTGGCTAGCTGGCCGGTACGATATCGCCCTAGAATTAGTCGCTGATGGGGACAAACAAACCCACAGCAAGAAATGGAAGATGACCGTCACGCGCGAGATGGAGCAACAACTCCGACAGAACGCACGCCGCCTCGTGGCGGCAGCCTGCAATCAGCCAACGGTCGTCGTGGGCCAGTTCTTTACTGCGTGGCCGACTTACGAACCACCTGAGTGACCATGCGATGTCGATCAGCGTGACGTAACAATCCGGCGAGGCGTTTATGGTCGGAGCTTCGGAACTACAAGCCTCTCAAGAGCGGCGATGGAATATTGGGATGCGATGGCGACCAGTACATGAGGTGCAGCGGATTCCCCAGCGCTATCCGATAGCTTGAGGGAGCAACTCGGCGATCTTCTTGGGATCTTGGACGCCGTTGACCGTTATAGGCGCGTGGATCGTAATGTTCGGCGCCGAGGATGGGATGAGCTGATTCATCAACCTGTTGCCGAGCGCCGTGCCCGGAGCCCCCGGTGCGATCGCGTTGCGGATCGCGCGAGCACGGGCTGCGGCAAGCGCCGCCGGCGAGGCTGGCGGAGCGTTGGCATCAGGAGACACCGGACCTCCGCTCGCGAGGGACTTCACGATTCGGCGATGCGTTCAGTCAAGCCCAGGCGAGGGCGGTAGGAGGTGAGAACGGACGGCCGTGAATCGGTCGCAGAGCCCAACGAGCGAAACCCAATGCAACGGAAATGCAACGGAAGCGACTTGAAGGGAGAGTAGAGACCCGCCGGTGTAGCGGAAACCCTCGTAAAACCTAGCGGATCACGTGCGCGCCCGTAGCTCAAACTGGATAGAGCAGGGGACTCCTAAGCCCAAGGTTGCCAGTTCGATTCTGGCCGGGCGCACCACCCAGCAAGCAGGAACCTCCTCCTGTGCTTGCGAAGGCCGAACCGCTGTGCTAACATGAGAGGTCGAACGGACCCCCGGTCCGTTTTATTCATGTTCTGATTTTGTCGCTGGGGAACCGATGGCCAAGAAAGAGACGCGCGTGATGGTGGTTCTGGCGTGCACTGAGTGCAAGCGCCGCAACTACAACACGCAGAAAAACAAGCAGAAGACGACGGACCGGCTGGAACTCAACAAGTACTGCCGCTTCTGCCGCTGCCACCGCGCCCACCGCGAAACGAAGTAACGTCCTTCGCTTCTTAGGTCGGTAGCTCAATTGGTAGAGCACTCGCCTCCAAAGCGAGGGGTTGCGGGTTCAAGTCCTGTCCGGCCTGCCAGTTTTTCGGGAGAGAACCTTTGGTGAACGAGCAGAAAAAGACGGCCCAGTCGATTGCCGGCGGAGATTTCGTCCGCGGGGTGATCGCTGAATTGCGGCGCGTCACGTGGCCGACGCGCGAAGAGTGGGTTTCGGCTACGATCCTCACGATCGTGCTGGTCGTGGGTATTGGCTTCTTCACATTCGTTCTCGACCAATTTTTCGGATGGTTGTTTACCCTCATCCATCCGGTAAGCGGGTAATGCACACTACCATGTTTGACATCGATCGCGACGCTGCAGAGCACGCGGAAACGATTTCCGAAGAAAACACCATTGACGACAGCGCGATGAGCGACGCTGCGAGTTCGGTCGACGAACCGGCGCTCGAGCACGAGCTGGCGTACGAGGAGCCTGCCGTCGACGCTCCGGTCGAAGACGACGTCATCGAGGACGACGTCGCCGAAGCGCCGGCGCTCGAAGAGGCTGAAGAAGCCGTTGGCGGCGAGGCCGCTCCCGCGCGTGGGCCAAAGGACAATCGCAACTGGTTCGTGGTGCACACCTACTCGGGTTACGAGAACAAGGTCAAAGCCAACCTCGAACGCCGCATCCACTCGATGGGCATGCAGGACAAGATATTCCGCGTGCTCGTTCCAATGGAAGACGAAGTTGAGTTCAAGGACGGCAAGCGCAAGATTACGCCCAAGAAGGTGTTCCCGGGTTACGTCCTCGTCGAAATGATCATGGACGACCAGTCGTGGTACGTCGTGCGCAACACGCAGGGCGTCACCGGATTCGTCGGCAGCCCCGGCCCGGGCGAAAAACCGGTGCCGCTGCAAGATAAGGAAGTCAAGACGATCCTCAAGCAGATGGGCATCGAAGCGCCCAAGCTCAAGATCGACTTCAAGAAGGGCGACCGCGTCAAGGTTACGTCCGGACCATTCTTCGACTTCACCGGTGTGGTCGACGAAATCGCGCCGGAGAAAGAACGCCTGCGCGCGCTCATCTCGATCTTCGGCCGCGAAACGCCGGTCGAGCTCGAGTTCTTCCAGGTGGAAAAGGTCTAGCACGATGTCTTTTTGCCTGTAGCTTCGTCAACTCGGGCCTCGTGGACCCCAGTCCACTTCGGCCGCTCGTTTCCTCGCTACAGCCAAAAATCCAATCGTGCTAAAAAGAGACGGTTTCTTACGGAGGCGACCCCGATCCGTAAGACTGCTGAGGGGCAGAAGCATCGGAAACGATGCATCGTTAAGGAGACAACGTGGCTAAGAAGGTCGTAGGCAAAATCGGCCTACAGATTCCCGCCGGCAAAGCGACGCCGGCGCCGCCGATCGGTCCGGCACTCGGACCATATTCGCTCAACATCATGGACTTCTGTAAGCAGTACAACGAACGTACTGCCTCACAGGCCGGCATGATCATTCCGGTCGAGATCACCGTTTTCGAAGACCGGACGTTTACGTTCATCACCAAGACGCCGCCGGCGTCGTTCCTCATCAAACAGGCGCTCAAGCTCGAGTCAGGCAGCAAGGAGCCCAACCGCAACAAGGTTGGCAAGCTCACGCAGAAGCAGCTCGAGGAGATCGCCAAAGTAAAGATGCCCGATATCAACGCCAACGATATCGAGGCGGCGAAGAAGATCATCGCGGGGACGGCACGTTCGATGGGCGTGGAGGTGGAAGCGTAATGCCGCAGCATCACGGAAAGCGATTCAAGAAACTCGTCACCGACTACGATCGCAAGGCGCTGTTCTCGACCCCCGAAGCCGTGGCGCTCGTGAAGAAGAACGCCAACGCGAAGTTCAACGAGACCGTCGAAGCGCATATTCGCCTTGGCGTCGATCCCAAGAAGAGCGACCAAAACGTCCGCGGCACGGTGCTTCTTCCGCACGGAACGGGCCGCACCGTTCGCGTGATTGCGTTCGCAAAAGGCGACAATGCCAAGGCCGCACAGGAAGCGGGAGCGGATATCGTCGGCGATCAGGACCTCATCGACAAAGTCAAGGGCGGCTTCACGGAGTTCGACGTTGCCGTGGCAACGCCGGACATGATGGCGCAAGTCGGTAAGGAGCTCGGTCGCGTTCTCGCGCAGAAGATGCCCAATCCGAAGGCCGGAACCGTGACGCCGAACATCGGCGGCGCGATTCGCGACATTAAGGCCGGCAAGGTGGAGTTCCGTCTCGACAAGACAGGCATCATCCACACGATCGTCGGCAAAGCGAACTTCGACGAGGACCAGCTGCTCGAAAACGTCTCGACCCTGCTCGACGCGATCGTTCGCGCGAAGCCGGCGGCGTCAAAGGGTACCTATCTGCGCAGCGTTACGCTGACGAGCACTATGGGCCCGGGCGTCAAGGTCGATCCGAACCGCATTAAAGCGACGGCGTAGCGCCGCCGCACGCGCAAAAGAAAAAGCTCGCCGGAAATCCGGCGAGCTTTTTGCTCCCTGCGCGGATGCTAGAAGGCTCCCACGCCCCACGGCGTGCCGACGCCGGTCGGACCGTCCCAGCCCGGCATCGACGTGCAGATCGCGGTCGGATCGGCGCCCTTCACGTTGCTGCCGCAGATCTGGCCGGCGTTGTTCTCTAAATCCGGCGACGCATTCTTCCCGATGATGACGTCGGTGATGCTGCTGCTTCCAGCACTATACAGCGCCGCGCCGTAGTTCTGCGTCGACGCATTACCGGCGAGCGCATAGGTGGACGCGATGATCGGCGAAGCCGCGCTAGTGCCTCCGACGACGTAGAATCCGCCGGCATACGGGAACGACATGTAGACGAGAACGCCGGTGTTCGGATCGGCAACAGCCGAAACATCCGCGCCCGGCTTGGTGTCGCTGGGACACTTCAGCGATTTGCTGAGCTTCTCCCAACTCGGGCGCTTCACGAACGTCGAGCAACTGCTGCCTCCGCCGCTCCACGCGGTCTCGATCCAGCCGCGCGAGTTGTTATACGGATACAGCGACGTACCGCCGACCGAGACCACGGTCTGATAATCGGCCGGGCTCTGCGGGCCGGCGTACCAGGCGTTGTCGCCGGTGCTCGCCGTCACGATCGTGTTGGGGATGCTGTAGTACTTGGCGTACTTCGCGATTTGCGAAGCGAAGCAAACGATTTTGCCTTTCTTGTTGACCGCGCACTCGGGGCCGCCGTAGGAGTTGCTGATTTGGCCGGCGCCGGCGGTCGCCGCGGCCAGGGCGGAGATGCCGAGATTCTTACTGCTGTTTGTGGTCGCTTCGATCAACACGATATGGCAGTTCGGGCAAATCGCCGAAACCATGTCCAGATCCAGCGCGGTCTCGACGCCCCATCCCAAGTTAGCACCAGTCGGGGGGCTGGGAAGCGGCGACGTCTGGCCGCTTTGGTTGAGGATTTGCAAGCATCCGTTTTTGATGGTGCAAGCCGGTAGTTTGAACGCTTTGCGATACTTCCCAAGGTCCGCTTCGGCGTCGGGATCGCCGAACGCGTCGACGATGCCGACGGTTTGACCCTTGCCTGCGCTACTCGACGGCAATTTATAGGCTTGCTGCAGCTGCGCCGGCTCGAGCGGATAGTACCACGAGTTGGAGGCTGCCGCGCCCAAACCGGACGCCGCGACGTTGGTGACGGCACGATACTGCGGCGGCTTTTGATACACGACGTCGGTGCGTATCATTGCAAAGCACTGCGGATAGCCGAGTTTCGCTTTCGCGCATGCCGGACGAACGTTCGTCATCTTGGGCGTCTGCGTCGCAATCTGTGGATTCGTCGGGCCGGATGCCGGTAGCGCCGATCCAGCGCCCTGACCACCCGAGCACGATGCCGTAGCGAATGCCGCGATCAAAACGAACGCGGCGCCTTTGAAGCGTTTCATGGAAATGAGGAGGCCTCCGATAGAAGTGGTTGGGTGAAAACGAGGAGCTCCGGTAAGGAGCTCCTCGACTCTAAAGCCGGGACCTGTCTAACAGGTGGCTATTCGATTAGTAGGATACTGCGCACCCGCTGATGGCGTTGCTCCAGAGGCCCTGAACGGGGAAGGAGCTGCCGTTCATCGTTTGGTTGCTCGCAGGCGGTTTCAACCAGGCGCACTTGTCGCCGTTCTCTTCGCCGCTCGAGTCGAGCCAGCCGGAGTTCGGTTCGGGATCCGTGATGGTTTCGGAGTACTCGTGTCCGCCGACGATCGTGACGCCGTCGTACGTTCCCGGCGAGTTGATGAAGCCTTCACCGCAGCTTGCTCCGGCATCGGTCTGATACGGGAAGTCGGTGTAGGACACTTCGGAAGTTCCGCTGCCGGTCGAGCTGTGGAACGCGCACCACTGCGTCTTGAAGCCGCTCGGATCGTGACCTGAGGCCATCGCGACGAAGTAGTTGATTTGCGGACCGTGGCCGTACGTCGCAGCGTACTTCGAGGCCTCGGCAGCCACGTTACTTTGGCTGGGCTTTCTCGGCGGGGTGCTGCTGTCGACGACGGTCGCGAGCAACTGACCAGTTTGGTTGCCCGCGCAGTAGGTCGAGGTCGAGGTCGGCGAGCAGAGCGCCGTTCCGGGACTCTGGTAATACTGATGATTGATGTTCTGCCACGGGCTGCCGCCGGTGTGGCTGAAGAAGCTTTGCAGAATCGTGGCTTCCGCGTTCGTCGCGGTCATGCCCCACAGCACGAGAACGACTTTGGGCGCCGTCTGTACTGGGCCGCCGTGCAACGTGAGGTTGGTGACGGAACCGGCACGTCCGGTCGATGTGTTCTTGCGCAGTTTCTCCATCGCGTCGCGAGTCAGAAACAAGTGCGCCGCATGGCCGTGCTCGTCGTACATCACAAACGGCGAGTTAACCGGTACGCGCATCGAGGACGAAGGCGCCGTGGGCGCATTACTCGTCGGCATCGACGACATGTTGCCGCTGCAGGCGGCGAGCATCGCTGCAGTCGCAGCGGCTCCGAGAATCCGGGAAGTCTTGAGCACTAAGGAAACCTCCTCGTATTAGAAATGGCGGATCTCTATGGCGGATCTCTAAGGAAGACGAATTGTCGACCAAGACCTTGAACGAAATCTTAACTAAAGACCTACGTCGGGGGATAGATGCAAAACGCATCTACCCCGCCACCAACTTTTTGTAGGTATTGCCTACTTAAACGAAACGAACTTTTCCGGTGTGGAGTTCGTACACGCCGCCGATCACGCGGATCTGACCGCTCTTGACCGCGTCGCCGATGATGCTGGAGTTTGCCGGAATTGCGGCTACGTTGGCTTTCACGTTTCCGGCGATCGCCTCGTCAAGCGACTCGCCTTTCTTTACGGCCGGGGCGATCGCCGTAACCAGGCCCTGGATGTGGCCCGGCACGGTCGTCCCTTGATTCACGTATTTTACGGTTGCGTCGACGGCGCCGCAGGCCGTATGGCCGAGAACGAGGATCAGCGACGCTTTGAGCACCGCGACCCCGTATTCCATCGAGCCCAGACCGTTGGCGTCGGCAAAATTGCCGGCTAGCCGGACCACGAAAATATGGCCGGGTACCTGGTCGAACACCGTCTCGATCGGCACGCGCGAGTCCGAACATCCCAGCACGATCGCAAACGGGCTCTGGCCCTGGGTGAGTTCCATCCGCCGGGCGGTCAGGGGGCCGCAGGTTGAGTTGCCGGCGACGAAGCGGCTGTTGCCCGCCTTGAGGAGGGCCAGTGCCTGTTCGGGATTGCTCGCGGCCGGAGCCGGGGCGCCGCCCCCGGCGGCCATCGCTTCACCGTCCACAAGAGCCGCCGCGGCCAAGCCGAGGCCGGTCGACCGTAGGAATTTGCCCCGGTCGACGGAGTCCGAAGAATGCGCCATTGGTGATCGCTTCCTCCTTAGTGAGCTTGCGTGGACCCGGAGCCATGTGGTAGTCTACGCGAGGCTCCGAAGACCGTAGGTCCCCGATTTTGGGGGTAATGTCATTTTCGACCTTCCTTAGCGGCAAGCACGCGCAGCGTGCGCAGTCCTGAGCGTAGTCGAAGGGACACCTACCGAGGACGCGATACGAAAACTCCCGCGATTGACGCGAGTCCGTTTTCTTAGAAGCGCCCTCCGGACGGATGGAGCGCTTTTTCATTACATCAGAAAGCGACTATACGTCTCATGCCAACCGCACGTAAAGAAACCGCGGTACAGGAACTTCGCGATCGGCTCGCCGCTTCGCGAAACTTGTTCTTGACGGATTACGCAGGCTTGACCGTGGAGGAGATCACGAAACTCCGCGGCGAGCTGCGCAAAGACGGCAATACGTACGCCGTCGTCAAGAACACGCTCTTTCGCATTGCCGCCGGAGATCTCGCCAAGCAGTTGGAGAGTTTCCTGGCGGGTCCGACCGGCATCGTTTTTGCCGGCGAGGATCCCGTCGCTCCGGCCAAGGCGCTCAAGACGTTCACCGATGCGACCAAGAAAGTCACCGTCAAGGCGGCTTATATCGACGGTCAACTCGTCGACGCTAAGCAAGTTGCAGTTCTTGCGTCGCTGCCGTCGCGGCAGGAACTCGTCGCCAAGCTCGTCGGTTCGCTCGCCTCGCCGCTACGCGGCCTTGTGACC from Candidatus Baltobacteraceae bacterium harbors:
- the rplA gene encoding 50S ribosomal protein L1; this encodes MPQHHGKRFKKLVTDYDRKALFSTPEAVALVKKNANAKFNETVEAHIRLGVDPKKSDQNVRGTVLLPHGTGRTVRVIAFAKGDNAKAAQEAGADIVGDQDLIDKVKGGFTEFDVAVATPDMMAQVGKELGRVLAQKMPNPKAGTVTPNIGGAIRDIKAGKVEFRLDKTGIIHTIVGKANFDEDQLLENVSTLLDAIVRAKPAASKGTYLRSVTLTSTMGPGVKVDPNRIKATA
- the rplK gene encoding 50S ribosomal protein L11, which translates into the protein MAKKVVGKIGLQIPAGKATPAPPIGPALGPYSLNIMDFCKQYNERTASQAGMIIPVEITVFEDRTFTFITKTPPASFLIKQALKLESGSKEPNRNKVGKLTQKQLEEIAKVKMPDINANDIEAAKKIIAGTARSMGVEVEA
- a CDS encoding carbonic anhydrase — its product is MAHSSDSVDRGKFLRSTGLGLAAAALVDGEAMAAGGGAPAPAASNPEQALALLKAGNSRFVAGNSTCGPLTARRMELTQGQSPFAIVLGCSDSRVPIETVFDQVPGHIFVVRLAGNFADANGLGSMEYGVAVLKASLILVLGHTACGAVDATVKYVNQGTTVPGHIQGLVTAIAPAVKKGESLDEAIAGNVKANVAAIPANSSIIGDAVKSGQIRVIGGVYELHTGKVRFV
- the nusG gene encoding transcription termination/antitermination protein NusG is translated as MVHTYSGYENKVKANLERRIHSMGMQDKIFRVLVPMEDEVEFKDGKRKITPKKVFPGYVLVEMIMDDQSWYVVRNTQGVTGFVGSPGPGEKPVPLQDKEVKTILKQMGIEAPKLKIDFKKGDRVKVTSGPFFDFTGVVDEIAPEKERLRALISIFGRETPVELEFFQVEKV
- the secE gene encoding preprotein translocase subunit SecE is translated as MNEQKKTAQSIAGGDFVRGVIAELRRVTWPTREEWVSATILTIVLVVGIGFFTFVLDQFFGWLFTLIHPVSG
- the rplJ gene encoding 50S ribosomal protein L10, whose translation is MPTARKETAVQELRDRLAASRNLFLTDYAGLTVEEITKLRGELRKDGNTYAVVKNTLFRIAAGDLAKQLESFLAGPTGIVFAGEDPVAPAKALKTFTDATKKVTVKAAYIDGQLVDAKQVAVLASLPSRQELVAKLVGSLASPLRGLVTVLSGNQSGLVRVLNQIREQKESAAA
- a CDS encoding type II toxin-antitoxin system HicB family antitoxin, with the translated sequence MPKNFDELGNKMTPEQLERSDAKAQILLQIQKILARPYRREFRQDDDGSWFARIVEFPGCMTVGATREEADQMLDDAAVNWLTVMLEDRDPDSGTDRGPVTTPSAREQGCSSPASAFA
- the rpmG gene encoding 50S ribosomal protein L33, whose protein sequence is MAKKETRVMVVLACTECKRRNYNTQKNKQKTTDRLELNKYCRFCRCHRAHRETK